The following proteins are encoded in a genomic region of Toxotes jaculatrix isolate fToxJac2 chromosome 3, fToxJac2.pri, whole genome shotgun sequence:
- the ywhaba gene encoding 14-3-3 protein beta/alpha-A, with the protein MDKNDLVQKAKLAEQAERYDDMAAAMKAVTEQGLELSNEERNLLSVAYKNVVGARRSSWRVISSIEQKTEGNEKKQQMARDYRVKIESELQEICHDVLNLLDKFLIPNASQAESKVFYLKMKGDYFRYLSEVASGDSKKDTVENSQQAYQNAFDISKKDMQPTHPIRLGLALNFSVFYYEILNSPEQACSLAKQAFDEAIAELDTLNEDSYKDSTLIMQLLRDNLTLWTSENQGDEGETGDGEN; encoded by the exons ATGGATAAGAACGACCTGGTGCAGAAAGCCAAGCTGGCAGAGCAGGCCGAGCGCTACGACGACATGGCGGCTGCCATGAAGGCTGTGACGGAGCAGGGCCTGGAGCTCAGCAACGAGGAGCGCAACCTGCTCTCCGTCGCCTACAAGAACGTG GTGGGGGCCCGTCGTTCATCCTGGCGCGTCATCTCCAGCATCGAGCAGAAGACGGAGGGGAACGAGAAGAAACAGCAGATGGCTCGCGATTACCGTGTGAAGATCGAGTCTGAACTCCAAGAAATCTGCCATGACGTGCTG AATCTGCTCGACAAATTCCTCATTCCCAATGCATCTCAGGCGGAGAGCAAGGTGTTCTACCTCAAAATGAAAGGAGACTACTTCAGATACCTGTCAGAGGTGGCCTCTGGGGACTCAAAGAAGG ATACGGTGGAGAACTCTCAGCAGGCCTACCAGAACGCCTTCGACATCAGCAAGAAGGACATGCAGCCAACACACCCCATCCGGCTGGGCCTGGCCCTCAACTTCTCCGTCTTCTACTACGAAATCCTCAACTCCCCTGAGCAGGCCTGCTCTCTGGCCAAGCAG gctTTCGACGAGGCGATCGCCGAGCTCGACACCTTGAACGAGGACTCGTACAAAGACAGCACGCTGATCATGCAGCTACTAAGGGACAACCTCACT